In Candidatus Eisenbacteria bacterium, the genomic window CCGCGCGAGGATGGGGGAGGCATGAGCCTGCTCTCCGATCGTGCGCGGCAGATCCTCGAGACCCAGCTTCGCGGCGTCGGAAAGCTCGCGGGCTTGTGCGATGCGCCGGAACTGGCGCGCGCGGTCGAGCTCCTCCGCGGTTGCCAGGGGAGAGTGCTCGTGACCGGAGTGGGCAAGAGCGGAATCGTGGCCTCCAAGATCGCCGCTTCCTTAAGGAGCACCGGGACCCCGGCGGTCTATCTCCACCCGGTCGAGGCGATGCACGGCGATCTGGGTCTGGTCGGACCGGCCGATGTCGGGTTCTTCATCAGCAAGAGCGGCGAGAGCAGGGAGATCCTCGATCTGGTCCCGACCTTCAAGCGGCTCGGCGTGCCGATCCTCTCTCTCGTCGCGAGGGGAGAGTCCTCCCTCGCCGGTCTCTCTGATCTTGTCCTCGATGTCGGGACGATCGAGGAGGCGGGCCCGATCCAGGAAGTCCCGACGACGAGCACGACCGTCTTTCAGGTCCTCGGCGACATCCTCACCCTCCTGATCCTCTGGGAGAAGGGCCTCACCAAGGAACACTTCGCATTCCTGCACCCGGGCGGAGTGCTGGGGAGAATCGCGACCCTCCGGGTTCGGGACGTCATGAGGACAGGCGCCGCGCTTCCCCGGGCTCCGGGGGAGGCCCTTCTGATGGAGGCGCTGGTGGAGATGATCGACAAGCGCCTGGGGATGACGACCGTCGTCGATGCGGACGGCAAGCTGGTGGGGATTCTGACCGACGGCGACATCCGGAGGATCCTCCACAAGCATCGCGACGTCGAGACCCTGAAAGTGCTTCAGGTCATGACCGCGCATCCGAAAACCATTGATAGAGATGAGGTTCTCGCGAGCGCTGTCCACAGGATGGAAACGAATCCGACCGGTCCCATCACCTCCTTGGTCGTGATCGACGGGGAGGGAAAGCCAGAGGGGGTCATACATCTCCACGATTGTCTTCGCCTGGGAATGCGAGTGTCCTCCCACCTGGCATAGAACATGCTTGACCGCCCTTCCGCCGCCTCCTAGCCTGAGGCTCGGAGGTTCGGATGAAGCGG contains:
- a CDS encoding KpsF/GutQ family sugar-phosphate isomerase, giving the protein MSLLSDRARQILETQLRGVGKLAGLCDAPELARAVELLRGCQGRVLVTGVGKSGIVASKIAASLRSTGTPAVYLHPVEAMHGDLGLVGPADVGFFISKSGESREILDLVPTFKRLGVPILSLVARGESSLAGLSDLVLDVGTIEEAGPIQEVPTTSTTVFQVLGDILTLLILWEKGLTKEHFAFLHPGGVLGRIATLRVRDVMRTGAALPRAPGEALLMEALVEMIDKRLGMTTVVDADGKLVGILTDGDIRRILHKHRDVETLKVLQVMTAHPKTIDRDEVLASAVHRMETNPTGPITSLVVIDGEGKPEGVIHLHDCLRLGMRVSSHLA